One Leopardus geoffroyi isolate Oge1 chromosome C1, O.geoffroyi_Oge1_pat1.0, whole genome shotgun sequence DNA segment encodes these proteins:
- the L1TD1 gene encoding LINE-1 type transposase domain-containing protein 1, whose product MSLIQSEIDRPARKQENITHRERIQLIETDQEMAQVLDLKCKDMSAVVLMKFKGLMENLDLMVEEIRDSLKNDLKEILGVESKIPEVKNPKNSSTKKECQQIKGLATQKKGLVENIEGANSKIVEDIENLTFKRKEINEPSSRLGKAEEYSTNQGKELSYDESQNYKVMESMEEAINNIDNTWGDSRIHMEVTGENIEIGEGGVVKAKREEKIPQNLNNNKVKILKTSREDEGAVLRLAADFSSATLDISKQWSNVFNILRENDFEPQVLCQVKLAFKCDGEVRTFSDIQSLSNFTSQKPFMKELLKDILPQSEKIKKGGRRYGIREKVGKTLLDSKHGAGGEVGDGLSFLFVKEVKVAEPQEVKNLETQEEESSEWETEEEEEASELEGEGGKTSELDEEEEASGLQEEEEEEASVLCEKQDSTFQCHSLVNTKCGVEEKTSNGLEIVLIKEVEDSEPEAEEGSEWEMEVVLSWEEGEDSEVENVKPASPVERKEASYGPKEIAYNYLAPNFEKEKLAKHRMLQKTQNKEETATPRNQGVGTVCPTWCFVSPSKSLERSSDEQKRHLYTKSSTPSGISRFSRKTEKERQKTLQTGEQTSKETGLIQETEENFRRSTINNFREIQEEVANIKSYLPEVLEIKKSIDVLNSRIDILEERVDNLEDHIEEFSKDTMQMAKQIINRERSRDIEDRSRSSNIRLIGIPEKDNKENGAEEIMKELIEENFPELKDSSLEIVSAYRIPSKIDEKRLTPRHILVKFGNSNDKEKIIKASRKRREITYRGTRIRLTADLSLDTLDARSKWSNIIKVLQAKGFTPKILYPAKLAFSFEGKTKTFFDTEEFTKFISCIPSLQELLEDLL is encoded by the exons ATGTCCCTTATACAGTCAGAAATTGATAGACCTGcaaggaagcaggaaaatatcACTCATAGGGAAAGAATTCAGTTGATAGAAACTGACCAGGAAATGGCTCAGGTATTagatttaaaatgcaaagacatGTCAGCAGTTGTGCTGATGAAGTTTAAAGGCTTGATGGAAAATCTGGATTTAATGGTTGAAGAGATAAGGGACTCTCTTAAAAATGACCTAAAGGAAATTTTAGGAGTAGAAAGTAAAATACCTGAAGTGAAAAATCCAAAGAACTCCAGTACCAAAAAGGAGTGCCAACAAATAAAAGGTTTAGCCACACAAAAAAAAGGATTGGTAGAAAACATAGAAGGAGCAAACTCTAAAATAGTTGAGGATATtgaaaatttgacttttaaaagaaaagaaataaatgagccaAGTAGCAGATTAGGCAAAGCTGAAGAGTACAGTACTAACCAAGGTAAGGAATTGTCCTATGATGAGTCACAAAATTACAAAGTCATGGAAAGTATGGAAGAAGCCATAAACAATATAGATAACACTTGGGGAGATAGTAGGATCCATATGGAAGTAACAGGAGAGAACATAGAGATTGGAGAGGGTGGAGTGGTCAAagcaaaaagagaggaaaaaattcctcagaatttaaacaataataaagtgAAGATTCTAAAAACCTCCAGAGAAGATGAAGGAGCAGTACTTAGGTTGGCAGCAGACTTTTCATCGGCAACACTGGACATCAGTAAGCAGTGGAGTAATGTCTTCAACATTCTGAGGGAAAATGATTTTGAACCTCAAGTTCTATGTCAAGTTAAATTAGCATTTAAGTGTGATGGTGAAGTAAGGACCTTTTCAGATATTCAAAGCCTCAGCAATTTTACTAGCCAAAAACCGTTTATGAAAGAATTACTGAAGGATATACTCccacaaagtgaaaaaataaagaaaggaggaagaagatacGGGATTCGAGAAAAAGTG ggaaaAACGCTACTAGATTCAAAGCATGGAGCTGGGGGGGAAGTTGGTGATGGCTTGAGCTTTCTATTTGTTAAAGAGGTTAAGGTTGCTGAGCCACAGGAGGTGAAGAACTTAGAGACCCAGGAGGAAGAATCTtcagagtgggagacagaagaggaggaagaggcctcagagctggaaggggagggaggaaagaccTCAGAGCTGGATGAGGAAGAAGAGGCTTCAGGGctgcaggaggaagaagaagaggaggctTCAGTATTATGTGAGAAACAGGATTCAACCTTTCAGTGTCATTCTTTGGTAAATACAAAATGTGGAGTTGAGGAAAAAACCAGTAATGGCTtggaaattgttttaattaaagagGTAGAAGATTCTGAGCCAGAGGCGGAAGAAGGTTCAGAGTGGGAAATGGAAGTAGTCCTAtcgtgggaggaaggagaggactCTGAAGTAGAAAATGTAAAGCCTGCCTCCCCAGTTGAGAGAAAAGAGGCCTCATATGGACCTAAAGAAATTGCCTATAATTATTTGGCTCCCAACTTTGAGAAGGAAAAACTAGCGAAACACCGGATGTtacaaaaaacccagaataaagaagaaacagcTACACCTAGAAACCAGGGAGTTGGGACAGTTTGTCCAACTTGGTgttttgtctctccctcaaaatcaCTGGAGAGAAGTTCTGATGAGCAGAAAAGGCATTTATATACAAAATCAAGTACTCCATCAGGAATCTCCAGATTttcaaggaaaacagagaaagagagacagaaaactcTACAAACAGGTGAGCAAACATCTAAAGAAACAGGCTTAAtacaagagacagaagaaaacttTAGAAGAAGTACAATTAACAACTTCAGAGAGATCCAGGAGGAGGttgcaaatattaaaagttaCCTTCCAGAAGTCTTGGAAATAAAAAAGTCAATAGATGTTCTCAATAGCAGAATAGACATACTTGAAGAGAGAGTGGACAATCTAGAAGATCATATTGAAGAATTCTCTAAGGATACAATGCAAATGGCCAAACAGATAATAAATAGAGAAAGGTCAAGAGACATAGAAGATAGATCCAGAAGCTCCAATATCCGCTTgataggaattccagaaaaagataataaagaaaatggagcaGAGGAAATAATGAAGGAACTCATTGAAGAAAACTTTCCAGAGCTAAAGGATTCAAGTCTTGAGATTGTTAGTGCTTACCGAATACCTAGTAAGATTGATGAGAAGAGACTCACTCCTAGACACATCTTGGTGAAATTTGGGAATTCCAATGATAAAGAAAAGATCATAAAggcttccagaaagagaagagagataacCTATAGAGGAACAAGAATCAGACTGACAGCAGACTTATCATTGGATACTCTAGATGCTAGAAGTAAATGGAGCAATATCATAAAAGTTCTGCAAGCAAAAGGCTTTACACCTAAAATCCTATACCCGGCCAAACTGGCATTCAGTTTTGAAggtaaaacaaagacattttttgaTACTGAAGAATTcacaaagtttatttcttgcatACCCTCGTTGCAAGAATTACTGGAGGATCTACTTTAG